In Candidatus Nitronauta litoralis, one DNA window encodes the following:
- the thiL gene encoding thiamine-phosphate kinase, with the protein MTRGKKTNLSKLGEFGLIDRLTGNLPGNSKVVVKGIGDDCAVYKSSKDRYQIITTDALVEDVHFTLANHPPRLLGRKSLAVSLSDIAAMGGTPRTAVISLGIPKSLPLAFLDRFYEGIHSICEEFNICIAGGDTVRSPKGFWVSLTLIGEVRKNRLFVRSGAKAGHAIMVTGTLGDSALGLKLLSKKKSPLKASKAARKFLETRHLDPVPRLEFARSLAASKIRVSSMIDISDGLEQDLGHICRQSNKGADLDLTTIPESRELKILCKNNDLDNNPFCLTGGEDYELLFTIPGEDVKKLVNITLKVGVPVTRIGRMTSEKGVIRLLKENESPQIRKTSSGFDHFR; encoded by the coding sequence GTGACACGAGGAAAAAAGACCAACCTTTCCAAACTCGGCGAATTTGGCCTCATAGACCGTCTGACAGGAAATCTGCCCGGAAACTCAAAAGTGGTGGTCAAGGGTATTGGGGACGACTGCGCTGTATACAAATCCTCAAAAGACCGTTATCAGATCATCACTACCGATGCACTGGTCGAGGATGTTCATTTCACCCTCGCCAATCACCCTCCCCGGCTACTGGGGAGAAAATCCCTGGCGGTCAGCCTGAGTGACATTGCTGCTATGGGTGGCACTCCCCGAACTGCCGTAATATCACTTGGAATCCCAAAATCGCTTCCCCTGGCCTTTCTAGATCGTTTTTATGAAGGTATTCACTCTATTTGTGAAGAATTCAATATTTGCATTGCAGGAGGAGACACGGTCCGCTCTCCAAAAGGATTCTGGGTTTCCCTCACCTTGATTGGGGAAGTCAGGAAAAACCGTTTGTTCGTCCGGTCCGGAGCCAAAGCGGGGCACGCGATCATGGTAACTGGAACTCTAGGGGATTCCGCACTCGGCCTGAAACTTCTCTCCAAGAAAAAGAGCCCTCTCAAGGCCTCAAAGGCGGCTAGAAAATTTCTGGAAACCAGACATCTGGATCCGGTCCCAAGGCTTGAATTTGCCAGAAGCCTGGCTGCCTCTAAAATTCGGGTGTCCTCAATGATCGACATCAGCGATGGGCTTGAGCAGGATCTCGGGCATATTTGCCGTCAATCCAACAAGGGGGCTGACTTGGATCTGACGACCATCCCAGAGTCCAGAGAATTAAAAATTTTATGCAAAAACAATGACTTAGATAACAATCCCTTTTGCTTAACTGGAGGTGAGGACTATGAATTACTATTTACAATACCCGGTGAAGATGTTAAAAAATTAGTTAATATCACTTTGAAAGTCGGTGTGCCTGTAACCAGAATCGGAAGAATGACTTCTGAAAAAGGTGTCATCAGACTTCTTAAGGAAAATGAATCCCCACAAATACGAAAAACCTCTTCCGGTTTCGACCATTTCCGCTGA
- a CDS encoding DnaJ domain-containing protein produces the protein MSLLWGAGLGFLRGGPLGAIAGGALGHFITKKVRKKVQKRLPGIKNEDLFITSVVVILTRLASQEGQISSRQVEAIYRFFVRNLDYKTSELGHINFVIRETLRVNPHLKPVAEKFLEASPTHYRGLLLALGYQILLIENRLNEEAEKTLNELAGWLNVGYEEHGNIRKKFSLGELKTPYSVLGVDEKAGNEEIKKAYRACLKENHPDRVAHLGESYVEEAHLRFLEIQAAYKEIEISRGL, from the coding sequence ATGTCCTTGTTATGGGGTGCGGGATTAGGGTTTTTGCGCGGAGGACCACTGGGTGCTATAGCCGGTGGAGCTTTGGGGCATTTTATTACCAAAAAGGTGAGGAAAAAAGTCCAGAAGCGGCTTCCCGGAATAAAAAATGAAGATTTGTTTATCACTTCAGTTGTTGTCATTCTAACCCGCCTGGCATCACAGGAGGGTCAGATTTCCTCCCGGCAGGTTGAAGCTATTTACCGTTTTTTCGTCAGGAATCTTGATTACAAAACAAGTGAGTTGGGCCATATTAATTTTGTTATTCGAGAGACTTTGCGAGTCAACCCCCATTTAAAACCGGTAGCAGAAAAGTTTCTTGAGGCCAGTCCCACCCATTACAGGGGGTTGTTGCTTGCGCTGGGGTATCAGATTCTCCTGATTGAAAACCGGTTGAATGAAGAGGCGGAGAAAACTCTAAATGAATTGGCAGGATGGCTTAATGTCGGGTATGAAGAGCACGGGAACATTAGAAAAAAGTTTTCCCTTGGGGAGCTCAAGACACCTTATTCAGTTTTGGGAGTTGATGAAAAAGCAGGGAATGAAGAGATAAAAAAAGCTTACCGAGCGTGTTTAAAAGAAAACCACCCGGATCGGGTTGCGCATCTTGGCGAGTCCTATGTCGAAGAGGCTCATTTGAGGTTTCTGGAAATACAAGCGGCTTATAAGGAAATTGAAATATCTCGAGGGCTTTAG
- a CDS encoding Dabb family protein yields MVKHIVMFKLKEKTPDNLKQVVDALKGMEGRIETLKYIEVGENFKESDRAFDVVLTTHFENEAGLDTYIAHPVHQPVVSLIRSLCEKMASADYHCP; encoded by the coding sequence ATGGTAAAGCATATTGTCATGTTCAAATTGAAGGAGAAAACACCAGACAACCTGAAGCAGGTAGTCGATGCCTTAAAAGGTATGGAAGGCCGGATTGAAACTTTAAAATATATTGAGGTCGGAGAAAACTTCAAGGAATCCGACCGGGCATTTGATGTGGTGCTCACAACTCACTTTGAAAATGAAGCAGGACTGGATACCTATATCGCCCATCCAGTCCATCAACCGGTGGTCTCCCTCATCAGGTCTCTTTGTGAGAAAATGGCTTCAGCAGACTACCATTGCCCCTAG
- a CDS encoding YdiU family protein, whose amino-acid sequence MNAFNELNFKNRFVQLGEDYFQAKPPVPVNSPYLVSFNREAAALIDLDLSKIEKSKLAEYFSGNLALSGATPLAMAYSGHQFGSYNPQLGDGRGLLLGEVQNERGEFWDIYLKGSGQTRFCRGFDGRATFRSSIREYLCQEAMHGLGIRTTRSLALVSTGELIYRQHPEPAGIVTRLARTHIRFGSFEYFFKTNRPEHVTRLADHVIEHYFPDIARENDRYRLMYRKITENTAEMIAGWQSVGFGHGVMNTDNMTLLGETFDYGPFGFIDRFNPRYVCNASDTHGRYAFNQQPEIGRWNLFKLGETLQHLVPIEDLQEELNRFSIHFNKEFQRRMAAKLGLTIIDSDFEELMNNLFRLLAAHQPDYTNFFRRLAYHRSGGIEDLSAAFHQRPEDLETWLAQYERLLDREDIHPDEQKKRLTQTNPKFILRNYLAQRAIDAALMEQDYSEIERLLTLLKNPFCDPDREAFSENDPDQYSADTPDAQLGMQVSCSA is encoded by the coding sequence TTGAACGCTTTTAATGAACTGAACTTTAAAAATCGCTTTGTCCAACTGGGTGAGGATTATTTCCAGGCCAAACCACCAGTGCCGGTAAATAGTCCTTACCTGGTTTCCTTTAATCGCGAAGCAGCTGCCTTGATTGACCTGGATCTGTCCAAAATCGAGAAATCGAAACTCGCCGAGTATTTTTCAGGCAACCTGGCACTTTCTGGCGCAACACCTCTGGCTATGGCCTATTCGGGCCATCAGTTTGGTTCCTATAATCCCCAACTGGGAGATGGCCGAGGATTGCTGCTGGGTGAAGTCCAGAATGAGCGAGGAGAGTTCTGGGATATTTACTTGAAGGGCTCAGGACAAACACGATTTTGCCGCGGATTCGATGGGCGGGCCACTTTCCGCTCCTCTATCCGGGAATATCTTTGTCAGGAGGCGATGCATGGCCTTGGCATACGAACCACGCGTTCACTGGCACTGGTGAGTACGGGAGAGCTCATTTACAGACAACATCCGGAACCTGCAGGAATCGTCACCCGGCTGGCAAGAACCCATATACGATTCGGAAGTTTCGAATATTTTTTCAAAACAAATCGTCCGGAACATGTCACCCGTCTTGCCGATCACGTCATCGAACATTATTTCCCGGATATTGCCCGTGAAAATGACCGATACCGGTTGATGTATAGAAAGATAACGGAGAATACCGCCGAAATGATTGCCGGTTGGCAATCGGTGGGCTTTGGGCATGGTGTCATGAATACCGACAACATGACCCTCCTCGGTGAAACATTTGATTACGGGCCCTTCGGCTTTATCGACCGTTTTAATCCGAGGTATGTTTGTAACGCTTCAGACACCCATGGACGCTATGCGTTTAATCAGCAACCGGAAATCGGTCGATGGAATCTGTTTAAACTGGGTGAAACACTGCAACACCTGGTTCCCATTGAGGACTTGCAGGAAGAGCTGAATCGGTTCTCAATACATTTTAATAAAGAATTTCAACGCAGGATGGCTGCGAAGTTGGGGCTGACTATCATAGACTCTGATTTCGAAGAATTGATGAACAACCTGTTCAGGCTATTGGCAGCGCATCAACCAGATTACACCAATTTCTTTCGCAGGCTGGCGTATCATAGGAGCGGAGGAATCGAAGACCTCAGTGCCGCATTCCACCAACGCCCGGAGGATCTGGAAACATGGCTGGCTCAATACGAGCGTTTACTCGACCGTGAAGATATACATCCAGATGAGCAGAAAAAAAGACTGACACAAACCAATCCAAAATTCATTCTGAGAAATTATCTTGCCCAACGGGCCATCGACGCGGCTCTGATGGAGCAGGACTATTCAGAAATTGAACGGCTTCTTACTCTTTTGAAGAACCCATTTTGTGATCCGGACAGAGAAGCATTTTCTGAAAATGACCCGGACCAATATTCCGCTGATACACCTGACGCACAACTTGGAATGCAGGTGAGTTGTTCAGCTTGA
- a CDS encoding TraR/DksA family transcriptional regulator: MPAKSKKKTQKKSTSSKKKTKKVAKKTAKKAVKKSVKKAVKKAAKKQVKKAVKKTVKKSPSKAKKAVKKSPAKKAVKKSKVTKAKTKKVTKKTTAKKKVTARKKSPAKPAKPAKPKKLDPAVRKIRDQLIQERNELLNMIRSNREVERNVGELTFSNEIDLASSLEGREMAFQLSSRERNELKMIEEALLKIETGDYGVCVDCPFGLGPKAIGIKRLQIMPLTTLCVECQEAVETNQPGPIQRP; encoded by the coding sequence GTGCCTGCGAAATCCAAAAAGAAGACTCAGAAGAAGTCCACGTCTTCCAAGAAAAAAACTAAAAAAGTCGCGAAAAAAACTGCAAAAAAGGCTGTCAAAAAATCCGTAAAAAAGGCGGTTAAAAAGGCAGCCAAAAAGCAGGTGAAAAAAGCCGTAAAAAAAACGGTCAAAAAATCACCTTCTAAAGCTAAAAAAGCAGTTAAAAAGTCCCCTGCGAAAAAGGCGGTTAAAAAGTCAAAGGTCACCAAAGCAAAAACCAAAAAGGTGACGAAAAAGACGACCGCTAAAAAGAAGGTAACGGCCAGGAAAAAATCCCCGGCCAAACCAGCCAAACCAGCCAAACCCAAAAAACTGGACCCAGCTGTCAGGAAGATTCGCGATCAGTTGATTCAGGAACGCAACGAATTGCTGAATATGATTCGCTCCAACCGTGAGGTGGAAAGAAACGTAGGTGAGCTGACTTTCAGTAATGAAATTGACCTGGCTTCCAGTCTGGAAGGAAGGGAAATGGCATTCCAGCTTTCCAGCCGTGAACGCAACGAACTCAAGATGATCGAAGAAGCTCTTCTGAAAATTGAAACAGGAGACTATGGAGTCTGCGTGGATTGCCCGTTTGGGTTGGGACCGAAAGCTATCGGAATCAAGAGACTTCAGATCATGCCGCTGACAACTTTATGCGTCGAATGCCAGGAAGCTGTCGAAACTAATCAGCCAGGCCCCATTCAGCGTCCATGA
- the secA gene encoding preprotein translocase subunit SecA — translation MVLGLLKKVFGTHNERELKRIQVYVDQVNALEPETQKLSDAELRGKTDEFRERYQKGETLEELIPEAFAVVREAGLRTLNMRHFDVQLIGGVVLHEGKIAEMKTGEGKTLVATLPVYLNALTGQGVHVVTVNEYLASRDAEWMGNIYKFLGLTVGVIYSDMPEDERQQAYAADVTYGTNNEFGFDYLRDNMKSSIEHYVQREQNFAIVDEVDSILIDEARTPLIISGPAEESTDKYYTVNAIIPQLKKEKHFTIDEKSKSAMLNDDGVALVENLLQVENLYAPENIETLHHVNQALKAHAMFKNEVDYVVTEGKVVIIDEFTGRMQTGRRYSDGLHQALEAKEGVQIENENQTLASITFQNYFRMYKKLAGMTGTADTEAEEFNSTYGLEVMVIPTNMPMVRADYADLIYGTASEKYEAVIEEIRDMYEQKRPVLVGTISIERSEQLSSLLKKAKVPHNVLNAKHHAQEAEIIAQAGVQGAVTIATNMAGRGTDIKLGEGVLELGGLHILGTERHESRRIDNQLRGRSGRQGDPGSSRFYLSLEDDLMRVFGSDRFSGMMAKLGLKDGQPIEHKIISKAVENAQRKVEAHNFDMRKHLLEYDDVMNKQREVIYTMRKDILTGDHQKEMVHEFVEEIIDGKLAEVCHEKVYPEEWDIDQLRDYFDRTLMISIEKKDDKHIQVEGQPVLELEHCNAEKLRESIHKQAIEHYDRKEAELNPIFEAIVNTGRVFGPSSLRGVEKHIMLETLDKLWREHLLSMDHLKEGIGLRGYAQKNPLIEYKKEGFDLFSIMIFRMKEKILETLFHAQIDKSALEALEHFQEQERLQQEQQQQQMVEHRGGAEDEPEKAEPVRNDESKVGRNDPCPCGSGKKYKKCHGR, via the coding sequence ATGGTTCTCGGTTTATTGAAAAAAGTGTTCGGTACGCATAACGAACGGGAGTTAAAACGGATTCAAGTATATGTAGACCAGGTTAATGCGTTGGAACCCGAAACTCAAAAGTTGAGCGACGCTGAACTGCGTGGGAAAACAGATGAGTTTCGAGAACGCTATCAGAAAGGAGAGACTCTGGAAGAATTGATTCCGGAGGCTTTTGCAGTGGTGCGTGAAGCAGGACTCAGAACCCTTAATATGCGTCACTTCGATGTGCAGTTGATAGGTGGGGTAGTCTTGCACGAAGGAAAAATTGCGGAAATGAAAACGGGTGAGGGTAAGACCCTGGTGGCGACTCTTCCTGTTTACCTGAATGCTTTGACGGGGCAGGGTGTCCATGTAGTCACGGTAAATGAATACCTGGCTTCCCGCGATGCGGAATGGATGGGAAATATATACAAGTTCCTTGGATTGACCGTTGGTGTTATATACAGCGATATGCCGGAAGACGAACGCCAGCAAGCTTATGCTGCAGATGTTACCTATGGGACTAACAATGAATTCGGGTTTGATTACCTTAGAGACAACATGAAAAGCAGTATTGAGCACTACGTTCAGCGCGAGCAGAACTTCGCAATTGTGGATGAGGTGGACAGTATTCTCATCGACGAAGCTCGAACACCGCTTATTATTTCTGGGCCTGCAGAAGAGAGTACGGATAAATACTATACCGTGAACGCAATCATTCCCCAGTTAAAAAAGGAAAAGCATTTCACTATTGATGAAAAATCAAAGTCCGCCATGTTGAACGACGATGGTGTGGCATTGGTGGAAAACCTGCTGCAGGTGGAAAACCTCTACGCTCCGGAAAATATTGAAACTTTGCACCACGTGAACCAGGCCCTCAAAGCGCATGCAATGTTCAAAAATGAAGTCGATTATGTTGTGACCGAAGGCAAGGTGGTTATCATCGATGAGTTCACCGGCCGCATGCAGACGGGTAGGCGTTACAGTGATGGACTGCACCAGGCACTGGAAGCCAAAGAAGGGGTCCAGATCGAAAATGAAAACCAGACCCTGGCCTCAATTACGTTCCAGAATTATTTTCGCATGTACAAGAAACTCGCCGGGATGACCGGTACAGCAGACACCGAAGCGGAAGAGTTTAATTCTACTTACGGGTTGGAGGTGATGGTTATTCCAACCAATATGCCTATGGTTCGTGCGGACTATGCCGACTTGATCTATGGTACCGCAAGTGAAAAGTATGAAGCAGTCATTGAAGAAATCCGCGATATGTATGAACAAAAGAGGCCCGTTCTGGTAGGGACCATTTCAATTGAACGGTCGGAGCAGCTCAGCAGTCTCCTGAAAAAAGCGAAGGTCCCTCATAATGTCCTCAATGCGAAACATCATGCGCAGGAAGCTGAGATCATCGCACAGGCCGGGGTGCAGGGGGCAGTTACGATAGCAACCAATATGGCGGGCCGCGGAACCGATATTAAGCTGGGGGAAGGGGTTTTGGAACTTGGGGGCCTTCACATTCTGGGGACTGAGCGTCACGAGAGTCGACGGATTGACAATCAGCTCCGGGGGCGTAGTGGTCGGCAGGGTGATCCCGGGTCTTCCAGATTTTACCTTTCTCTGGAAGATGACCTGATGCGGGTATTCGGTTCGGATCGCTTCTCAGGGATGATGGCAAAACTGGGCTTGAAAGATGGTCAACCGATCGAACACAAGATTATCTCCAAGGCAGTAGAGAACGCGCAAAGAAAAGTTGAAGCCCATAACTTTGACATGAGAAAGCACCTGCTTGAATACGATGATGTCATGAACAAGCAACGTGAGGTTATCTATACGATGAGAAAAGATATCCTCACGGGTGACCATCAGAAAGAGATGGTACATGAGTTTGTAGAGGAAATCATTGATGGAAAGCTGGCCGAAGTCTGTCACGAAAAAGTCTATCCGGAAGAATGGGATATTGACCAGCTCCGGGACTATTTTGATCGAACCCTGATGATTTCAATTGAGAAAAAAGACGACAAACATATCCAGGTAGAAGGTCAGCCGGTTTTGGAGTTAGAGCACTGTAATGCCGAGAAATTACGAGAATCAATCCATAAACAGGCCATTGAACACTATGACCGTAAGGAGGCTGAACTCAATCCCATATTTGAAGCAATAGTGAATACGGGTCGGGTATTTGGTCCATCCAGCCTGAGGGGTGTTGAAAAACACATCATGTTGGAAACCCTCGACAAATTATGGCGTGAGCATCTGCTTTCAATGGATCATTTAAAGGAAGGTATTGGGCTCAGGGGATATGCACAGAAGAATCCCCTCATTGAGTATAAAAAAGAAGGATTCGATCTTTTCAGCATCATGATCTTCCGCATGAAAGAAAAAATTCTGGAAACATTATTTCATGCCCAGATTGATAAAAGTGCACTTGAAGCTCTGGAGCATTTCCAGGAACAGGAAAGACTACAGCAGGAGCAGCAACAGCAACAGATGGTGGAACACAGAGGGGGTGCGGAGGACGAGCCTGAAAAGGCAGAGCCTGTTCGCAACGATGAATCAAAGGTGGGCCGCAACGACCCCTGTCCCTGCGGTAGTGGGAAAAAATACAAAAAATGTCATGGACGCTGA
- a CDS encoding HlyC/CorC family transporter, with product MDLTSTLILVVVFILMEAFFSGCEIGLISINRFKIRQDAEEGNETARRVQNLLSSPERFFSTTSVGTNIAVVSSTAIFTAYAVTLTKDWGDLVAVVILSPVILFLGEIVPKIIFQAKADTLIPLLIHPLTWFTRIFGPVTNIFAGIHTKMLGWLFKSESISRKSLVSRDQLVQVVKPEFENAELDAVEKKMIHRIFNLGDITVEQCMVPLVQMYGISDSATLSEANTIANETGFSRLPVFHERIFNTIGILNTFDLLTAPCDNTRITSLIRPAYYVPPNKKADDLLRELQQRGLHIACVVDEYGGCIGIVTVEDLVEEIVGDIEDEFDQPEEKIETYTEGGYIVEAEMDIEAINEALQLELPEGEYETIGGLIIDRLERIPSPGDQVDLGEIRLTVRESGKRKVNTVIITRIEAHGPSIPAEETESS from the coding sequence ATGGACCTGACAAGCACATTAATCCTGGTAGTCGTCTTCATCCTGATGGAAGCCTTTTTTTCAGGCTGCGAAATCGGTCTGATTTCCATCAACCGGTTCAAGATTCGTCAGGATGCTGAAGAGGGAAATGAAACAGCCCGGCGAGTACAGAATTTGCTTTCATCTCCGGAACGTTTTTTTTCAACCACCTCGGTTGGCACTAACATAGCGGTAGTCAGTTCCACTGCAATTTTTACCGCCTACGCCGTCACACTGACCAAAGACTGGGGTGATCTTGTTGCCGTGGTCATTCTCTCCCCAGTAATTTTGTTTTTAGGTGAAATTGTTCCCAAGATCATTTTCCAGGCAAAAGCGGACACGCTCATACCCCTTTTGATCCACCCCCTGACCTGGTTCACCAGAATATTTGGTCCAGTCACAAATATATTTGCGGGCATTCACACCAAAATGCTTGGATGGTTGTTTAAATCCGAATCAATCAGTCGAAAAAGCCTGGTCAGTCGGGATCAACTGGTACAGGTGGTCAAACCGGAATTTGAAAATGCCGAGCTTGATGCGGTCGAGAAAAAAATGATCCACAGGATTTTCAATCTTGGAGACATCACGGTCGAGCAATGCATGGTACCACTTGTTCAAATGTATGGGATCAGTGATTCGGCCACCCTGTCAGAAGCCAACACAATTGCAAATGAAACGGGGTTTTCGCGACTCCCGGTTTTTCATGAAAGAATATTCAACACCATTGGTATTCTAAACACTTTTGACCTGTTAACCGCTCCATGCGATAACACAAGAATTACCAGTCTGATCCGACCTGCCTACTATGTTCCCCCTAATAAAAAGGCGGATGACCTCCTGAGGGAGTTACAGCAACGCGGGTTGCATATCGCCTGTGTGGTGGACGAATATGGCGGCTGCATCGGCATTGTCACGGTCGAAGACCTGGTCGAGGAAATAGTGGGCGACATCGAAGATGAGTTTGACCAACCTGAGGAAAAAATCGAAACCTACACAGAAGGTGGTTATATAGTTGAAGCGGAAATGGATATTGAGGCAATCAATGAAGCTCTGCAACTGGAACTACCTGAAGGGGAGTATGAAACTATCGGTGGGTTGATTATCGACCGACTGGAACGCATCCCATCGCCCGGCGATCAAGTTGATCTGGGTGAAATAAGGCTGACTGTTCGAGAGTCTGGAAAACGAAAAGTGAATACCGTCATTATCACGCGGATTGAAGCGCATGGCCCATCCATTCCTGCAGAAGAGACTGAATCCTCCTAA
- a CDS encoding HlyC/CorC family transporter: MDDSISTRFFSLILLFGLSAFFASCEAAFFSLNQAQLAEFKEKRGRKGSLIHSLLLKPKELLITIYIGNELVNIAISALTTSLALHLFGSAGLAIAIGVGTFLILLFGEIVPKSLSLAFSERFVMIAAGPLNWFYKLVRPIQERFTKVAENMIRLFGIEPSQSSQTAISDMEYSTMVAMGEGHGVIEAQEREMIQNVIEFGEKTVQEIMTPEIDMFTLTCDEKIEDILPKIVANFYARVPVYEKDEETLAGILFTKDLNRFKHLPVEKFNLKNILQPAIFVPETKKLNEMLEEFKKLKRHQAVVLDEYGRITGLVTLEDILEELVGEIDSEMRQEELPVTHIGENRYRLHGTYPISDFNSYFECILPNGEVNSIGGFVFGLFGRVPRSGEYVIYDKFRFVVEKMKGARILKLQLTILAPEEKPPLPTNPETD; the protein is encoded by the coding sequence TTGGACGACTCCATATCAACTCGATTTTTCAGCCTGATCCTACTCTTTGGGCTCTCTGCATTTTTTGCATCCTGTGAAGCTGCGTTCTTTTCACTGAATCAGGCACAGCTTGCCGAATTTAAGGAAAAGCGTGGGCGCAAAGGTTCACTTATTCACTCCCTCCTGCTTAAACCCAAAGAACTTCTCATCACCATTTATATCGGAAATGAGTTGGTCAATATCGCTATTTCTGCCCTGACCACCTCTCTTGCCCTGCATCTCTTCGGGAGTGCTGGTCTGGCGATTGCCATTGGAGTTGGAACGTTCCTGATCCTGCTGTTTGGAGAAATCGTTCCAAAATCACTCTCGCTGGCATTTTCCGAACGCTTTGTGATGATTGCCGCCGGCCCCCTCAACTGGTTTTACAAGCTGGTGCGCCCCATCCAGGAGCGGTTCACGAAAGTTGCGGAGAATATGATCCGGTTGTTTGGTATTGAGCCCTCCCAGTCAAGCCAGACCGCGATATCGGATATGGAGTACAGCACCATGGTGGCCATGGGTGAAGGACACGGTGTGATTGAGGCGCAGGAGAGGGAAATGATCCAGAACGTGATCGAGTTTGGTGAGAAAACGGTCCAGGAAATCATGACCCCCGAAATCGATATGTTCACACTAACGTGTGATGAAAAGATCGAAGACATTCTTCCAAAAATTGTTGCCAACTTTTACGCCAGGGTCCCGGTTTATGAAAAAGACGAGGAAACCCTGGCCGGAATTCTGTTCACAAAAGACCTCAACAGGTTTAAACATCTACCCGTTGAAAAATTTAATCTGAAAAATATTCTTCAACCCGCAATTTTCGTCCCTGAAACCAAGAAGCTGAACGAAATGCTGGAAGAGTTCAAAAAGCTGAAACGGCATCAGGCGGTTGTGTTGGACGAATATGGCAGGATCACAGGGCTCGTAACACTTGAAGATATTCTGGAGGAGCTCGTAGGGGAAATTGACAGTGAAATGCGGCAGGAAGAGTTACCGGTCACCCACATTGGTGAAAACCGCTACCGCTTACACGGCACCTACCCTATCTCGGATTTCAACAGTTACTTTGAATGCATTCTTCCAAACGGGGAAGTGAACAGTATTGGGGGATTCGTATTCGGTCTTTTTGGCAGGGTTCCCCGGTCTGGAGAATATGTCATTTACGATAAATTCAGGTTTGTTGTGGAAAAAATGAAAGGAGCCCGCATTCTTAAACTACAACTCACTATCCTCGCCCCTGAGGAAAAACCTCCACTTCCAACCAATCCGGAAACTGACTGA